A region of Astyanax mexicanus isolate ESR-SI-001 chromosome 23, AstMex3_surface, whole genome shotgun sequence DNA encodes the following proteins:
- the slc22a31 gene encoding putative solute carrier family 22 member 31 — MEFESRVYPQVGGFGRYNRVLALFSWFPSFAVSLNLFCDVFFTLLPESYHCRPDPALLPAAFLLSNFSGQALLNLSIPWVQGSGLSHCQLYRYPHNLTDLSDPLQREAVPCTRGWQYSKPAGLQTNFVTEWNLVCGDYWKIPLQHICFMTGWILGYVLLGTVCDWVGRRRTLLLSVSLSSLLGVAVCLSNSPAAFQLLRLCQGAVLAGVFLSAHIARLELCDPPRRLMVSMVSGFFAVFAELLLPGLAVLCGDWPVLQAVATLPLLLLLSYWCWASVFPESPRWLLATSQIPQAKKCLQLFSTRNGACMRDEIYPAEALLTEIDVAFPEDPQPQYHHVLELRHTRVIWRNCLILAFTLFIGTGIQYCFTRNIHLYSSQFYFGYFLRTVTGALACVFLCVLVDRVGRRGILLLTAIITGLSSLLLLALTQYLHGGLVLVLSVVGLLASQALAMLSVFFASEVMPTVVRGGALGLVMAAGSVGMAASSLMELQNNGGYFLHHVVFASFAVLSVLCIMLLPESKRKALPDSLKDGENLRRPPLFLSRGERDSLPLLRTRQPASEYNPDNYSRLVSATRKMLAKESVPYKIVIPSQPPLLPCTDTPQAEPEDSS, encoded by the exons ATGGAGTTTGAGAGCCGGGTTTACCCGCAGGTCGGCGGGTTCGGCCGGTATAACCGGGTCCTGGCGCTCTTCAGCTGGTTCCCGAGCTTCGCCGTGTCTCTGAATCTGTTCTGCGACGTGTTCTTCACGCTGCTGCCCGAGTCCTACCACTGCCGGCCGGACCCCGCGCTGCTGCCCGCCGCCTTCCTGCTCAGCAACTTCTCCGGCCAGGCGCTCCTCAACCTGTCCATCCCCTGGGTCCAGGGCTCGGGCCTCAGCCACTGCCAGCTCTACCGCTACCCGCACAACCTCACCGACCTCAGCGACCCGCTGCAGCGGGAGGCGGTGCCCTGCACCCGGGGCTGGCAGTACTCTAAACCCGCCGGGCTCCAGACTAACTTCGTGACCGAG TGGAACCTGGTGTGCGGGGACTACTGGAAGATCCCCCTCCAGCACATCTGCTTCATGACCGGCTGGATCCTGGGCTACGTTCTGCTCGGCACTGTGTGTGATTG GGTGGGTCGCAGGAGGACTCTGCTGCTGTCCGTCTCTCTGTCCAGTCTGCTGGGAGTGGCTGTGTGTCTGTCTAACAGCCCTGCTGCCTTCCAGCTGCTCCGCCTGTGCCAGGGCGCCGTGCTCGCCGGAGTCTTCCTGTCCGCTCACATCGCCC GTCTGGAGCTGTGTGATCCTCCCCGCAGGCTGATGGTCTCCATGGTCAGCGGCTTCTTTGCGGTGTTTGCTGAGCTGTTGTTGCCGGGGCTGGCGGTGCTGTGTGGTGACTGGCCCGTGCTTCAGGCGGTTGCAACACTAccacttctgctgctgctctcaTACTGGTG CTGGGCCTCTGTATTCCCAGAGTCTCCTCGGTGGCTTCTGGCCACATCTCAGATTCctcaggctaagaaatgcctgcAGCTGTTCTCCACCCGAAACGGAGCTTGTATGAGGGATGAGATCTACCCAGCTGAGGCTCTTTTAACAG AGATTGATGTGGCTTTCCCTGAAGACCCACAGCCGCAGTACCATCACGTCCTGGAGCTCCGGCACACCAGAGTTATCTGGAGGAACTGCCTCATTTTAGCATTTACTCT CTTTATTGGTACAGGGATCCAGTACTGCTTCACCAGGAATATCCACCTCTACTCCTCTCAGTTCTACTTCGGCTACTTCCTGCGGACGGTGACGGGAGCCCTGGCCTGCGTGTTCCTGTGTGTATTGGTGGACCGCGTCGGCCGTAGAGGCATCCTGCTGCTGACCGCTATCATCACAGGCCTGTCCTCCCTGCTGCTGCTGGCCCTCACTCAGT ATCTACATGGTGGGCTGGTGCTGGTGCTCTCGGTTGTGGGACTCCTCGCCTCTCAGGCTCTGGCCATGCTCAGTGTGTTCTTCGCCAGTGAAGTCATGCCTACAGTGGTGCG ggGTGGAGCTCTGGGTCTGGTCATGGCCGCTGGCTCTGTGGGCATGGCGGCCTCCTCTCTGATGGAGCTGCAGAATAATGGCGGCTACTTCCTGCACCACGTGGTGTTCGCCTCCTTCGCCGTGCTGTCGGTGCTGTGCATCATGCTGCTGCCCGAGAGCAAGCGCAAAGCCCTGCCCGACTCCCTGAAGGACGGGGAGAACCTGCGGCGCCCGCCCCTCTTCCTGTCCCGCGGGGAGAGGGACAGCCTGCCCCTGCTGCGCACCCGCCAGCCCGCCTCAGAGTACAACCCCGACAACTACTCCCGCCTGGTCAGCGCCACCCGCAAGATGCTGGCCAAAGAGTCTGTCCCGTACAAGATCGTCATCCCGTCCCAACCGCCACTGCTGCCCTGTACCGACACCCCACAGGCCGAGCCGGAAGACTCGTCATAG